A genomic region of Fretibacterium sp. OH1220_COT-178 contains the following coding sequences:
- a CDS encoding transposase: MVLLNLSGGSAVEHLKFLKEQLGTKSCPLPFPSPTAARDYACGFHNESEDEHRGPGRSFVPASNAALKGFEELHRHLLHCAFEASPQEELTLDQDATFIETETSGALYNYKGKRSYEALNVYCPEYDLAVATEFRDGNVNPGYGQLEQLKEVLAHLPEGVKKVRYRSDSAGYQTRLLRYLAEGGDARFGVIEFALSCPICAEFRKAVEAVCETDWHPLGNGREWAEVVYAPQSLSLSKRGPTYRFLAVREPFDLEKSVKKRRLSLELEDSRQLRIPELIEDLEGEKERAKKLHLTELGGRVYKVFGIVTNMEDLDGGAIIRWHRERCGKSEEVHRILKYDLAGGHVISHRFGANAFWWNVAVLSLSLHSLLKRLLLPSEVRACRPSTLRFLFYTSVGRIVRHARRVVLRVKEGVTGSWLLGAYRRLEKLSFSLE; encoded by the coding sequence ATGGTCCTGTTGAACCTCAGCGGCGGCAGTGCCGTGGAGCACCTGAAGTTCCTGAAGGAACAGCTTGGGACGAAGAGCTGTCCTCTGCCGTTCCCCTCTCCGACGGCAGCGCGGGATTACGCTTGCGGCTTTCATAACGAATCGGAGGACGAGCACCGAGGCCCTGGCCGTTCTTTCGTCCCTGCGTCTAACGCGGCACTGAAAGGTTTCGAGGAGCTTCATCGTCATCTTCTGCACTGCGCTTTCGAGGCATCTCCTCAGGAGGAGCTGACGCTGGATCAGGACGCGACGTTCATCGAGACGGAGACGTCGGGAGCGTTATACAACTACAAGGGGAAACGGAGTTACGAGGCGCTGAACGTGTATTGTCCTGAGTACGACCTGGCGGTGGCGACGGAATTCCGTGACGGGAATGTGAATCCGGGTTACGGCCAGCTGGAACAGCTGAAGGAGGTACTGGCACACCTGCCCGAGGGAGTGAAGAAGGTGAGGTATCGTTCCGACAGCGCGGGATACCAGACGCGTCTGCTGCGCTATCTTGCGGAGGGAGGGGACGCTCGTTTCGGAGTGATCGAGTTTGCGCTGTCGTGCCCGATCTGTGCGGAGTTCCGTAAAGCGGTCGAGGCAGTTTGCGAGACGGATTGGCATCCCTTGGGCAACGGACGGGAATGGGCGGAGGTCGTCTATGCGCCGCAGTCTTTGAGTCTCAGCAAGAGGGGGCCGACGTATCGATTTCTTGCCGTTCGGGAGCCGTTCGATCTGGAGAAATCTGTTAAGAAGCGCCGATTGTCTCTGGAGCTTGAGGACTCTCGCCAGCTGCGCATTCCCGAGCTGATTGAGGACCTGGAGGGGGAGAAGGAGAGGGCGAAGAAACTGCACCTGACGGAGCTGGGAGGGCGAGTGTACAAGGTGTTTGGTATCGTGACGAACATGGAGGATTTGGATGGAGGAGCGATAATCCGGTGGCATCGGGAGCGGTGCGGCAAGTCCGAGGAAGTGCACCGAATCCTGAAGTATGACCTGGCCGGAGGTCACGTCATCTCGCACCGATTTGGTGCGAACGCATTCTGGTGGAACGTGGCGGTGCTGTCGCTGTCTTTGCACAGTCTGTTGAAGCGCCTGCTGCTGCCCTCTGAAGTGAGGGCGTGCCGTCCGAGTACGCTGAGATTTTTGTTCTACACGAGTGTGGGTCGTATCGTTCGCCACGCGCGGCGCGTTGTGCTGCGAGTGAAGGAGGGGGTGACGGGGAGCTGGCTGCTCGGAGCGTACAGGCGACTGGAGAAGTTGTCCTTTTCGCTGGAATGA